A portion of the Juglans microcarpa x Juglans regia isolate MS1-56 chromosome 1D, Jm3101_v1.0, whole genome shotgun sequence genome contains these proteins:
- the LOC121247767 gene encoding uncharacterized protein LOC121247767: MEPNVPAVIAKRIWSIARVAFFMLRKGISKRKLMLDLNMVMKRGKIAGKAITNLMFNHNHHHHHHAASSAPREYEFSCSNTPNYTFHLSNKRRHHSHNNHHHSHFFACAHAPATLDDDLATMNAVKAVLMEMLNNEAAVEASPALPGFGRSPMVRQLRITDSPFPLREADEDPRVDKAAEEFIERFYKQLRQQK; encoded by the coding sequence ATGGAACCAAACGTGCCAGCAGTGATAGCGAAGAGAATATGGAGCATAGCACGTGTAGCTTTCTTCATGTTGCGAAAAGGCATATCCAAGAGAAAGCTAATGCTCGACCTCAACATGGTGATGAAGCGTGGCAAGATCGCCGGAAAAGCTATCACCAACCTCATGTTCAaccacaaccaccaccaccaccaccacgcCGCGTCCTCGGCCCCGCGCGAGTACGAGTTCAGCTGCAGCAACACCCCCAACTACACCTTCCACCTCAGCAATAAGCGCCGCCACCACAGCCACAACAACCATCACCACAGCCACTTCTTCGCGTGCGCCCACGCGCCGGCGACCCTAGACGATGACTTAGCCACTATGAATGCTGTTAAGGCGGTGCTGATGGAGATGTTGAACAACGAAGCTGCGGTGGAGGCATCGCCGGCACTCCCTGGCTTCGGACGGAGCCCCATGGTGAGGCAGCTGAGGATAACGGACTCGCCGTTCCCGTTGAGGGAAGCCGACGAGGACCCCCGCGTAGACAAGGCTGCCGAGGAGTTCATAGAGAGGTTTTACAAGCAGTTGAGGCAGCAGAAGTGA
- the LOC121247759 gene encoding LOW QUALITY PROTEIN: protein SAWADEE HOMEODOMAIN HOMOLOG 1-like (The sequence of the model RefSeq protein was modified relative to this genomic sequence to represent the inferred CDS: inserted 1 base in 1 codon) → MDWFKREDSDDSCSEFTLAEIMEMEKIFKXVGEQSLGPEFFQDIATSFSSSASRAGKSIITRHQVESWFQNKQEQPLAKFTPSHGVVKLFVDTPDAPISSNAPESSPSPKGKRIIDLSELSFEAKSSKDHAWYDVASFQSYRFINSGKLEVRVRFAGFSNDEDEWINVKSGVRERSIPLEPSECEKVKVGDLVLCFQERDDHAVYCDAYIVEIQRIPHDINCCRCIFVVRYDHDYTVTEVKVQLERICARPRDYSGSTSDVQTGLTQYHSRLSFDINDIPAGVKFPF, encoded by the exons attatggaaatggaaaaaatattta gggtAGGAGAACAATCACTGGGTCCAGAGTTTTTCCAAGATATTGCAACCAGTTTTAG TTCCTCAGCAAGTCGTGCTGGAAAATCTATCATAACACGGCATCAg GTGGAAAGTTGGTTCCAGAATAAACAAGAGCAGCCGCTAGCTAAATTCACTCCCTCGCACGGTGTCGTGAAATTATTTGTTGATACCCCAGATGCACCTATTTCGAGCAATGCACCTGAAAGTTCTCCAAGTCCTAAGG GTAAAAGGATCATAGATCTATCAGAGTTGTCATTTGAAGCTAAATCATCAAAAGATCATGCATG GTACGATGTTGCGTCATTCCAGAGTTACAGATTTATTAACTCAGGCAAACTT GAAGTTCGTGTACGATTTGCTGGCTTTAGTAATGATGAAGACGAGTGGATCAACGTGAAAAGTGGAGTGCGGGAACGGTCTATTCCTTTGGAACCATCTGAGTGTGAGAAGGTGAAGGTTGGAGATCTTGTGTTGTGCTTCCAG GAAAGAGATGATCATGCAGTTTACTGCGATGCCTATATTGTGGAAATCCAAAGGATACCACATGACATAAACTGCTGCAGGTGCATCTTCGTTGTCCGCTATGACCACGATTACACTGTGACTGAGGTAA AAGTTCAGCTGGAGAGGATATGTGCCAGGCCTAGAGATTATTCAGGGTCCACTTCTGATGTCCAGACAGGGCTCACACAATATCATTCAAGGCTCAGCTTTGATATAAATGATATCCCAGCTGGAGTCAAATTTCCTTTTTAA